Proteins encoded by one window of Polyodon spathula isolate WHYD16114869_AA chromosome 16, ASM1765450v1, whole genome shotgun sequence:
- the fam120c gene encoding constitutive coactivator of PPAR-gamma-like protein 2 codes for QGFQEYVEKRCPGAAVPVDLLKLSRTVARQHPQHPQHPSPAPPPPARVLIDADSGLQRLYGGYQTDWACGGQWNAMLGYLAALSQACLYQGGLELAVVFNGTLGKDRWPEWAKRAQGERQTAQLIVNHVANKETPPPRAWFLPPACLSHCIRLAMIRFRVRVVQTLEDHHQEALSLYRDGGFQGLIAHDSEFALCSVPAYFSSHALKLSWNGKNLTTNQYLLPEVAKQLGLRPGHLPAFAALLGNHILPDEDLAAFHWSLLGPDHPLASLKVHAHQLVLPPCEVVIKAVSEYVSSIKDLSNLDAVGRDVFKQSQSRTEDKVQRFKKAVEYFSSASKPRPLSMGPSPYLFPGFGQGNFGGPPSHMGAMQPNRPLFPPPQVTGGKLAYQSGSFPGGPPPPLLFPPHPLQECSDGLKPPFSDWAAPYDSATATGTLGHRQPNHHAGPTPGPASSPSSSSEGEEPNGASANHVPDRSSSKGGPHPPRTLQGSPWLALHQEKTRGHQDALRVPVVVFGFMATGTQWTSPTTTCPGWCPGRAHRVMDHYPHIYHVLTKGELKIPVCIEDECTPELPPAALLFRSARQLVYGVLFSLAETQRRGERLSLRRRLPVQVPPVIIKEWSSNKARSALTPELVPALTFREWTCPNLRKLWLGRAVEDKNRRMRAFLACLKSDSPGMLNPASIPTHLLLLCCVLRYMLQWPGGRVLQRHELDAFLAQAVSSQLYDPDQLQELKIEKLDSRGVQLAALFMSGVDTALFVNDACGQPVPWEHCCPWIYFDGKLFQSKLGKAARERGTLLELCEGQVDQAAKVEKMRQAILEGINILGRSGGEGGVTEGDGKGIQAIPPQGGKLEIAGMVVGQWAGNKPFRGRGGFNMQVVSVGGGGRGRGREQPGKQREGKKQTTGRVQLSPGPASNGTPKLAEGSKGRGSSAGGGVQQLNGSAGLVVMVATPPGGQEEEVQPAQTHSNSGSDDDNSAFALRDSDAAGGGASNDSSDTACCHDDRLGGATSAFQKEE; via the exons CAAGGTTTTCAAGAGTACGTAGAGAAGAGGTGCCCGGGCGCTGCTGTACCCGTGGATCTGCTGAAACTCTCCCGCACGGTGGCCCGCCAGCACCCTCAGCACCCTCAGCACCCGTCCCCGGCTCCCCCGCCTCCAGCCCGGGTGCTGATCGACGCGGACTCCGGCTTGCAGCGGCTCTACGGCGGCTACCAGACGGACTGGGCCTGCGGCGGGCAGTGGAACGCCATGCTGGGCTACCTGGCCGCGCTGTCGCAGGCTTGCCTGTATCAGGGGGGGCTGGAGCTTGCGGTGGTTTTCAACGGGACCCTCGGGAAAGACCGGTGGCCGGAATGGGCGAAGCGGGCGCAGGGAGAGCGGCAGACCGCCCAGCTCATCGTCAACCACGTCGCTAACAAAGAGACCCCGCCGCCCAGAGCCTGGTTCCTACCGCCGGCCTGCCTGAGCCACTGCATCCGACTGGCCATGATCCGCTTTCGGGTCCGG GTGGTGCAGACTCTGGAGGATCACCACCAGGAGGCACTGTCTCTCTACAGGGACGGCGGTTTCCAGGGGCTTATCGCTCACGACTCGGAGTTCGCTCTGTGCAGCGTCCCGGCTTACTTCAGCTCTCACGCGCTCAAGCTGAGCTGGAACGGCAAGAATCTGACGACCAACCAGTACCTGCTGCCTGAGGTGGCCAAGCAGCTGGGCCTGAGACCCGGGCACCTGCCTGCCTTCGCTGCCCTGCTGG ggaaCCACATTCTCCCAGATGAAGACCTCGCTGCGTTCCACTGGAGTCTGCTGGGACCCGACCACCCCCTGGCATCGCTCAAGGTTCACGCTCACCAGCTGGTCCTGCCTCCCTGTGAGGTGGTCATCAAGGCTGTCTCGGAGTACGTCTCCTCCATCAAAGACCTGTCCAACCTGGACGCAGTGGGGAGGGACGTCTTCAAGCAGTCCCAG TCCAGGACAGAAGACAAGGTCCAGCGTTTCAAGAAAGCTGTGGAGTATTTCTCGTCCGCCAGCAAACCCAGACCCCTGTCCATGGGACCCTCTCCCTACCTGT ttcCAGGATTTGGGCAGGGTAATTTCGGAGGTCCTCCCAGCCACATGGGGGCGATGCAGCCCAACAGACCCCTG TTCCCTCCTCCTCAGGTGACGGGCGGGAAGCTGGCCTATCAGAGCGGCTCGTTCCCGGGGGGCCCGCCCCCCCCGCTGCTCTTCCCTCCCCACCCCCTGCAGGAATGCAGCGACGGGCTGAAGCCCCCCTTCTCAGACTGGGCCGCCCCCTACGACAGCGCCACGGCAACTGGAACCCTGGGACACAGGCAGCCCAATCACCACGCAGGCCCCACCCCCGGCCCCGCCTCATCACCGTCCTCGTCTTCTGAGGGGGAGGAGCCTAATGGAGCCAGTGCAAA ccATGTTCCAGACAGGTCCAGCTCGAAGGGGGGCCCCCACCCTCCTAGGACCCTCCAGGGGTCCCCGTGGCTCGCTCTCCACCA GGAGAAAACACGAGGTCACCAAGACGCGTTACGTGTACCTGTAGTGGTCTTTGGGTTCATGGCGACGGGCACGCAATGGACATCGCCGACCACGACATGCCCCGGTTGGTGTCCTGGGCGTGCCCACCGGGTTATGGATCACTACCCCCACATCTACCACGTGCTGACCAAG GGCGAGCTGAAGATCCCTGTTTGCATCGAGGACGAGTGCACCCCCGAGCTGCCCCCCGCGGCCCTCCTCTTCCGCTCCGCGCGCCAGCTTGTGTATGGAGTCCTCTTCAGCCTGGCTGAGAcccagaggagaggagagagactgaGTCTGAGGAGGAGGCTGCCAGTGCAGG TGCCGCCGGTCATCATTAAGGAGTGGTCCTCGAACAAGGCCCGGTCTGCTCTGACCCCTGAGCTGGTCCCGGCGCTGACCTTCCGCGAGTGGACCTGTCCGAACCTCAGGAAGCTGTGGCTGGGCCGGGCCGTGGAGGACAAGAACCGCAGGATGAGAGCCTTCCTCGCCTGCCTCAAGTCAGACAGCCCCGGCATGCTGAACCCAGCCAGCATCCCCACGCACCTGCTACTGCTGTGCTGCGTGctgag gtACATGCTGCAGTGGCCTGGGGGCAGGGTTCTGCAGAGGCACGAGCTCGATGCTTTCCTGGCGCAGGCCGTGTCCAGCCAGCTGTACGACCCAGATCAGCTGCAGGAGCTCAAG ATTGAGAAGCTGGACTCACGAGGGGTGCAGCTGGCTGCCCTGTTCATGAGCGGGGTCGACACGGCCCTGTTTGTGAACGATGCCTGTGGGCAGCCTGTCCCCTGGGAGCACTGCTGCCCCTGGATCTACTTCGACGGGAAACTCTTCCAAAGCAAGCTGGGCAAGGCAGCCCGGGAGAGGGGAACCCTGCTGGAGCTCTGCGAGGGgcag GTGGATCAGGCTGCCAAGGTTGAGAAGATGAGGCAGGCCATCCTGGAGGGGATCAACATACTTGGGCGgtcggggggggaggggggggtgacGGAGGGGGACGGAA aAGGAATCCAGGCTATCCCCCCCCAGGGAGGGAAGCTGGAGATTGCCGGCATGGTTGTAGGTCAATGGGCCGGGAATAAACCATTCCGTGGACGGGGGGGATTCAACATGCAGGTGGTGTCAGTGGGAGGAGGCGGAAGAGG cagGGGCAGAGAACAGCCGGGTAAACAGAGAGAAGGCAAGAAGCAGACCACAGGACGAGTGCAG CTTTCTCCAGGCCCCGCCTCCAACGGAACCCCCAAGCTGGCGGAAGGTTCCAAGGGGAGGGGCAGCAGTGCTGGGGGAGGAGTTCAGCAGCTGAATGGCAGTGCAGGGCTGGTGGTGATGGTAGCAACGCCCCCTGGTGGACAGGAGGAGGAAGTGCAGCCCGCCCAGACGCACAGCAACAGCGGCAGCGATGACGACAACAGTGCCTTCGCTCTCAGAGACAGTGACGCAGCAGGGGGAGGGGCCAGCAACGACAGCAGTGACACCGCCTGTTGTCACGACGACCGGCTGGGAGGGGCCACGTCTGCCTTCCAGAAAGAGGAGTaa